In Lycium ferocissimum isolate CSIRO_LF1 chromosome 7, AGI_CSIRO_Lferr_CH_V1, whole genome shotgun sequence, the sequence AGCATTGAGACTATCCAGGATTTCTTTGTCAGTGATCTCGGTAATCAATCGCAGTCTTTGGGTCTGATTTAAGATCGGTCCTCTCTTCATGACTTGCATGTTTATGGCTGGTAAGGATAGTGCTGAAGTACCCATAAGGTTCCTATAAAAACCAGTAATTTCATTTTTGATAGCCTCTTGCTCTACTAAGCGTACACCAGTGATAGACGTAATTTCAGAAATTTGTTTCCTTTGTGTCCTCTCTTTCGATCTTCTTTAGAAGTACTTGGTGTTAGCGTCTCCCAACTTGATCCATCTTGCTCGAGATTTCTGTCGCATTATACTCTCCTCTATCAAGGACCATTTCTCTAGTTCTTGCAATAGTGCTTTCTCCTGATTCTGGAGGCTATCTGTGTAACATAGTTGGATTTGTCCTTGTATGTTGATCAGATCAAATCTTGCCTTATCCAATCTCTGCGTAATATTGCGATACTCCGCATTATTTAGCTGCTTCAGTTTTGGCTTTAGATCTTTTAATTTTGCCCAAATGTTCCGCATTTTGTTGGCATTAGTTTTCTTGCACCAGGTAGCTTCGACGATGGCAAGAAATTGGTTGTGTTCAGCCCACACATTAAAGAACCTAAAAGGGATCTTAATAGTGTTCTGAGTAGCTTGTATAACCATGACCATAGGTGAGTGATCAGAAATATTGGGCAGCTCATATTCAACCATGACATGACCCCATTTCATCATCCATTCAAGATTACCAAATGCCCTATCCAGTCTACTACAAATTCTGTCCCCACCTTGTTGTTTATTTGACCATGTATAGTAGTTTCCTCTCCAGTGTAGTTCATTTAGTAACAAATCAGTAATGCATCCGGAGAAGTCCTTAATTTCAGCATATTGAACTGGATTACCCAATAACCTATCCTGTGCATATAGCAAGGCATTAAAATCACCGGCTATCATCCATGGTGTTGAGATCCCCTGTGCAATATCCCTGAGTGATTGCCATAATGTTTTCCTAAGTTCCCCTGTGTTAAAGCCATAGATAATAGTAACCAAGCATTCAAAATCCTCTCTTATCCCTTTCACCTGACAGTGTATTAGCTGGTCCTCTTCTCTaagtttatggatttgatatATATTAGTATCCCACAATATCCATATTCACCCATGAGAATTGTGTACCACAGGAACAGGGTGATAGTGTGGGAGCCCGTGCGAATCAGATGGAACAGTCACTGCCCGTGCGAATCAAATGTTGCTATCTTTCTCAAATATTAATTGCaataatattttctatattattggcaatttatttgaatttatttacAGAATTTTAATGGAACTCCATACCTCGTGTCTATATCGTCATAAAGGATGTATGTATTGTAAAGCAATTAGGCTTTTGGAATTATGCCATCACCCTATCCCGAAAGCTCCTCCTGAATCTCAAATCCGAAAACATTTCTTCATTTCATAGACTTCTAATCAGCCCCTTAACATTTCTGCATCTCATAACATTTCTTCACCTCATAAACTTCTAATCATCTCCTTTTGGCGTGAGATTCCAAAGATGCTTGGAAAAGCatattttagattattttttagttataaaattaaaaaatcagtGAGACTTACGCCTCGTaaattcatgagacttacaccCTATGTCTCGAGCCTTGCCCATGAATGATGCTCAATCGAATTCTCAAATTTAACCAAGTTAAAAGAATTAGTTTATTGGTTGATCGTCCCCTTTCAATCCtgctgattttttttataacagtGTCGCTTGGC encodes:
- the LOC132062160 gene encoding uncharacterized protein LOC132062160, which gives rise to MGELRKTLWQSLRDIAQGISTPWMIAGDFNALLYAQDRLLGNPVQYAEIKDFSGCITDLLLNELHWRGNYYTWSNKQQGGDRICSRLDRAFGNLEWMMKWGHVMVEYELPNISDHSPMVMVIQATQNTIKIPFRFFNVWAEHNQFLAIVEATWCKKTNANKMRNIWAKLKDLKPKLKQLNNAEYRNITQRLDKARFDLINIQGQIQLCYTDSLQNQEKALLQELEKWSLIEESIMRQKSRARWIKLGDANTKNLMGTSALSLPAINMQVMKRGPILNQTQRLRLITEITDKEILDSLNAIGDDKAPGVDGYNAVFF